A single Pseudochaenichthys georgianus chromosome 10, fPseGeo1.2, whole genome shotgun sequence DNA region contains:
- the LOC139434558 gene encoding uncharacterized protein: protein MSEETYTYLCNKLRPAMERQDTPFCECIPLKKRVAIALWKLATGSEYRSIGHLFGVSNTTVCRCVRDFCAAAEALLVPELMRSPDRQKFAEMAAYTENRWGLPQCVGAIDGSHIPIFAPQEYHCDYFNRKGWHSIILQGAVDGKGHFWNVFAGMPGSLHDARVLRLSSLWELASRGNFPPCTRDIGGVNAGYYILGDNASPLQNWLIKTFPDNGQLTAEHVIYNKNICSARVVVENAFGRLKGRWRCLMKRNDCDVKLVKSMVLTCCALHNLCESHGEAYDDGWDAPAAAEPGVAVAQGAEEEGTDIRQGLMRYLNS, encoded by the coding sequence ATGTCTGAGGAAACATACACCTACCTGTGCAACAAACTGCGGCCAGCGATGGAGAGACAGGACACACCATTCTGCGAGTGTATACCTCTAAAGAAGAGAGTGGCCATCGCACTGTGGAAGCTTGCTACTGGCTCAGAGTACAGAAGCATTGGACATCTTTTCGGAGTGAGCAACACCACTGTGTGCCGGTGTGTGCGAGACTTCTGTGCTGCTGCAGAGGCGTTGTTAGTACCGGAACTAATGCGTTCACCAGACCGGCAGAAGTTTGCAGAAATGGCTGCCTACACTGAGAACAGGTGGGGGCTCCCTCAGTGCGTAGGTGCTATTGATGGATCACACATACCCATCTTCGCACCACAGGAATACCACTGTGACTATTTCAACCGGAAAGGCTGGCACTCCATCATCCTTCAAGGAGCTGTAGATGGAAAGGGACATTTCTGGAATGTGTTTGCAGGAATGCCTGGGAGCTTGCATGACGCTCGGGTTTTGAGGCTGTCCTCATTGTGGGAGTTAGCCAGTCGTGGCAACTTTCCACCTTGCACCAGGGACATTGGTGGGGTGAATGCTGGCTATTACATCCTGGGAGACAATGCCTCTCCCTTGCAAAACTGGCTCATAAAAACTTTCCCTGACAATGGACAGCTGACAGCAGAACATGTGATCTACAATAAGAACATTTGCAGCGCACGGGTAGTGGTAGAAAACGCTTTTGGTAGACTGAAGGGAAGGTGGCGTTGCCTCATGAAAAGAAATGACTGTGATGTGAAACTTGTTaaatccatggtgctgacatgctgtgctctgcataacctctgcgagagtcatggagaggcctatgatgatgggtgggatgcaccagcagcagcagagcctggggtagcagtggctcaaggtgcagaggaggagggcactGACATACGACAGGGtttgatgcgctacctgaataGCTAA